In Tsukamurella tyrosinosolvens, the genomic window GGCGACGACCTGCCGATCCTCGTGCTCACCGCCCGCGACGCCGTGAGCGACCGGGTGAGCGGCCTCGACGCCGGCGCCGACGACTACCTGCCCAAGCCCTTCGCGCTGGAGGAGCTGTTGGCGCGCATGCGAGCGCTGTTGCGCCGTGCCGCGCCGGACGCGGGCGCCGACAACGAGGTGCTCAAGTTCGAGGACCTCAGCCTCGACCCGGCCACCCGCGAGGTGCTCCGCGGCGAGCGGAACATCAGCCTCACCCGCACCGAGTTCAGCCTGCTCGAGATGCTCATGAGCAATCCGCGCCGCGTGCTGACGCGCAGCCGCATCCTCGAGGAGGTGTGGGGCTACGACTTCCCGACCTCGGGCAACGCGCTCGAGGTCTACGTCGGCTACCTGCGCCGCAAGACCGAGGCCGAGGGGGAGAGCCGCCTGATCCACACCGTGCGGGGCGTGGGCTACGTCCTGCGCGAGACCCCGCCGTGACGCGATGACGGGGCGCGTCCCGACGGTGTCCGGTCCTCTGCCGCGGCACGCGCGGCCGGAGGTCCGGGACCGGCGCCCGATGCGCGACCCGAACCCGGTCACGCGCAACGTCAGTTTCCGCTGGCGCGTCACGCTGCTGGCCGCGGCCGTCGTGGGCATCACGGTGGCGCTCATGGCGGCATCGGCGTTCTTCGTGGTCAAGCGGGC contains:
- a CDS encoding response regulator transcription factor → MRILVVDDDRAVRESLRRSLTFNGYQVDTAVDGQDALDHIASNRPEALVLDLNMPRIDGLEVCRRLRSAGDDLPILVLTARDAVSDRVSGLDAGADDYLPKPFALEELLARMRALLRRAAPDAGADNEVLKFEDLSLDPATREVLRGERNISLTRTEFSLLEMLMSNPRRVLTRSRILEEVWGYDFPTSGNALEVYVGYLRRKTEAEGESRLIHTVRGVGYVLRETPP